CCAGTGCTCACAACGCTTGCGCAGCTCGGCGAGCGTCTCGGGGACAGAATCGACGGTGATCACCCGCCGGTCGTCGCAGATGTCCTCGGTCAGCGTGAAAGTCGCTGTGTCCAGCCATGATTCGTCATGTGCGATCTCAGCGGCCGATCCGACGCCGACGACCACGCCGGGTGGCGACGACAGGCCCGCCTCCGGCGCACTCGATACGTCGACCACCCGGAACATCGGTCACACCGAATACTTCTCGATCAGCGCATTCTTGTAGAGCTTGCCGGTGTCGGTGCGGGGCAGCTGCGTCTCGAACGCGATCGAGCGCGGGCATTTGAAGTGCGCCAGTCGGTCTCGCAGCCACGCCATCAGCTCGTCACCGAACTCGTCGCCGGCGTCGGCCTCCTCGACGGTCTGCACGGCCGCCACCACCCGCTGACCCATCTCGTCGTCGGGCACCCCAAACACCGCGGCGTCCAGCACCTTCGGGTGGGTGACCAGAAGATTCTCGGCTTCCTGCGGATAGATGTTCACCCCGCCGGAGATGATCATGTGGTGGCGCCGGTCGGTCAGGTATAGGTAACCCTCTTCGTCGAGGTAGCCGATGTCGCCGACGGTGGTCCAACCGCGCTCGTCACGGGATGAGGCGGTTTTCGTTGGGTCGTTGAGGTATTCGAACGAAGCTCCGCCTTCGAAGTAGATCTCGCCGGCCTCACCGGGCGGCAGCTCGTTGCCGTTCTCGTCGAGAATGTGCACGGCGCCGCCCATCGGTTTGCCGACCGAACCCGGATGCGCCAGCCAGTCCTCGGCGAAGATCAGCGTCGACCCGTGTGCTTCCGAAGACGCGTAATACTCGTCGACGATCGGTCCCCACCAGTCGATCATCTGCTTCTTGATCTGCACCGGGCACGGCGCCGCGGCGTGCATCACCCGCTTGAGGCTGGACAGGTCGTACGAATCACGAACGTCCTGAGGTAGTTTCAGCATCCGGACGAACATGGCCGGCACGAACTGGCCGTGGGTGATCCGGTGCCGCTGGATGGCGTCCAGCGTGCCCTCGGCATCGAAGCGCTCCATCACGACCGTGGTGAGACCCGCGGCCTGCACCGTCATAGACCACACTGACGGCGCGGTGTGATACAGCGGGGCGGGACTCAGATAGACGGTGTCGCTGTCCATCCAGAAGCCGACCAGAGCCGACATCATGCCCGGGGCGTCTTCCGGTGGGACGTGCGGCAATGCGCGTTTGATCCCCTTGGGCCGGCCGGTGGTGCCCGAGGAGTACTGCAACAGGTCGCCCTCGATCTCGTCATCGATCGGGGTATCCGGTTGATTTGCAACGCATTCCGGGTAGCGCTCCCAGCCCGGCAGGTCACCGTCGGCGATCAGCAGCAGCTCGGGCAGACCGTTCGGCAGATGCTCGGCCAGCCCGGCGAGGGTGTCGCGTAGCGCCGCCGAGCCGACGATCGCCTTGGCGTTGCTGTTGTCGATGATGTAGGCCGCCTCGGCCGCGGTCAGGTGCGTGTTGATCGGCACGTAGTACAGGCCGCTGCGCCGGGCTGCCCACATGACGGCGTGAATGTGCTGATTGTTCTCCATCAAGATCGCGACGCTGTCGCCCTCGCGCAGGCCCGCCTGACGGAACCGGTGCGCCAGCCGGTTGGCCCGCGCTTCCAGTTCATCGAAGGTGACGACCGTTCCCGATGGGTACAGAATGATCGCCGGTTTGTCGGCGCCGAGGTAGGGGCGGATCTGCATGCGAAGACTGTACCGCCGCCAAATTTGACGGGTGTCAAGTGGCCGGGCGGTGATTCCGGATGCGGCCCATGGCCGGTGTCGGGATCACAATTCGATGATCTTCAACGGCGCCGCCGCCGTGCGACTTGCGCTGGTAAGAACTACCGCGTCAGCCGTGCGGCGCCTCGGAGATCTTGCTGTCCGGCTTGCCCAATGTTTGGCACCAGGTCTGTGCGGACAGTCGCGTCGCGGAAATCTCCAAATTGGCCGGGTCCTGACCGCTCTTGTCCTTCAGCATTTTGCTGACCTCGTCGTTCTGCTTCTTCTCGTCCTGGGTGGTGAAGTCCTTGCACTTGGTGTCGCCGCCGGTGTTGATCACCTGTGACGCGGAACATCCGCTGAACAAGATTCCCGCCGCCGCAACCGCTATCGCGAGCACGGGGGTTGTCGTTGACTTCATCGTCGGCCTCCCAAGATCGGACTGTTAGCTATCTATACACCGCAGCGTGCTGTTCCAAACAAGGCACGCAAAAATTAGCCGAGCAAACACAGAATCGCGTGCCGCGCGACGTCAGTCGGCGCGACTCCGTGTCTGCTCGCGATGTAAGGCGAGCTACTCGGACTCGGCGAGCCGCTGCTTGAGCGCCTCGAACTCGTCCTTGACGCCGGTGGGCAGCTTGTCGCCGACGAACTCGAACCACTCCTCGATCAGGGGCAGTTCCGCGCGCCACTCGGCCGCGTTGACCGCGAGCGCCTTGGCCACGTCGCCGCCCTGGATGTCGAGCCCGTCCAAGTCCAGGTCGTCGGCCGTTGGC
The Mycobacterium sp. 050128 genome window above contains:
- the fadD4 gene encoding fatty-acid--CoA ligase FadD4, whose translation is MQIRPYLGADKPAIILYPSGTVVTFDELEARANRLAHRFRQAGLREGDSVAILMENNQHIHAVMWAARRSGLYYVPINTHLTAAEAAYIIDNSNAKAIVGSAALRDTLAGLAEHLPNGLPELLLIADGDLPGWERYPECVANQPDTPIDDEIEGDLLQYSSGTTGRPKGIKRALPHVPPEDAPGMMSALVGFWMDSDTVYLSPAPLYHTAPSVWSMTVQAAGLTTVVMERFDAEGTLDAIQRHRITHGQFVPAMFVRMLKLPQDVRDSYDLSSLKRVMHAAAPCPVQIKKQMIDWWGPIVDEYYASSEAHGSTLIFAEDWLAHPGSVGKPMGGAVHILDENGNELPPGEAGEIYFEGGASFEYLNDPTKTASSRDERGWTTVGDIGYLDEEGYLYLTDRRHHMIISGGVNIYPQEAENLLVTHPKVLDAAVFGVPDDEMGQRVVAAVQTVEEADAGDEFGDELMAWLRDRLAHFKCPRSIAFETQLPRTDTGKLYKNALIEKYSV